The following coding sequences lie in one Erwinia amylovora genomic window:
- the prs gene encoding ribose-phosphate diphosphokinase — MPDMKLFAGNATPELAQRIANRLYTSLGDAAVGRFSDGEVSVQINENVRGGDIFIIQSTCAPTNDNLMELVVMVDALRRASAGRITAVIPYFGYARQDRRVRSARVPITAKVVADFLSSVGVDRVLTVDLHAEQIQGFFDVPVDNVFGSPILLEDMLQIGLENPIVVSPDIGGVVRARAIAKLLNDTDMAIIDKRRPRANVSQVMHIIGDVAGRDCVLVDDMIDTGGTLCKAAEALKERGAKRVFAYATHPIFSGNAVENLRNSVIDEVVVCDTIPLPEEIKALPNVRTLTLSGMLAEAIRRISNEESISAMFEH, encoded by the coding sequence GTGCCTGATATGAAGCTTTTTGCTGGTAACGCCACCCCGGAACTAGCACAACGTATTGCCAACCGCCTTTACACCAGCCTGGGTGACGCCGCCGTCGGTCGTTTCAGCGATGGGGAAGTGAGCGTACAAATTAACGAAAATGTACGCGGTGGTGATATTTTCATCATCCAGTCCACCTGTGCTCCGACCAATGACAACCTGATGGAGCTGGTTGTGATGGTTGATGCACTGCGTCGCGCTTCCGCCGGGCGTATTACGGCAGTGATCCCCTACTTTGGCTATGCACGACAGGATCGCCGCGTGCGTTCCGCCCGTGTTCCTATTACGGCTAAAGTGGTTGCCGACTTCCTTTCCAGCGTTGGCGTTGACCGCGTTCTGACTGTGGATCTGCACGCTGAACAGATTCAGGGCTTCTTTGACGTCCCGGTTGATAACGTATTTGGCAGCCCCATCCTGCTGGAAGATATGCTGCAGATTGGCCTGGAAAATCCGATTGTGGTCTCGCCGGATATCGGCGGTGTGGTTCGTGCGCGAGCGATTGCTAAACTGCTGAACGATACGGATATGGCGATTATCGATAAGCGCCGTCCGCGAGCCAACGTTTCGCAAGTGATGCATATCATCGGCGATGTGGCTGGCCGTGACTGCGTGCTGGTCGACGATATGATCGATACTGGTGGAACCTTATGCAAGGCAGCGGAAGCCCTGAAAGAGCGCGGGGCGAAGCGTGTATTTGCCTACGCCACCCATCCTATCTTCTCGGGTAATGCGGTTGAAAACCTGCGTAACTCGGTGATTGATGAGGTGGTGGTGTGCGATACCATCCCACTGCCGGAGGAGATCAAAGCGTTGCCTAACGTGCGTACGCTGACTCTGTCAGGCATGCTGGCTGAAGCGATTCGTCGTATCAGTAATGAAGAGTCAATTTCTGCGATGTTCGAGCATTAA
- the ispE gene encoding 4-(cytidine 5'-diphospho)-2-C-methyl-D-erythritol kinase codes for MITTWPAPAKLNLFLYITDRRPDGYHNLQTLFQFLDYGDTLTIETDQSGELQLLSPLVGVPDDENLIIRAAKLLRQQAQISGTLPANSGAKLAVTKRLPMGGGLGGGSSNAATVLVALNHLWQTGFSFAQLADFGLQLGADVPVFVHGFAAFAEGVGERLTPVSPAEKWYLVMHPGISIATPLVFNDPALTRNTPHREISALLSSEFRNDCEAVVRNRFREVEQLVSWLLEYAPSRLTGTGACVFAEFDTECAARQVFELAPQGLQGFVARGVNVSPLHRTLTQQMS; via the coding sequence ATGATAACCACTTGGCCTGCGCCGGCAAAACTCAATCTGTTTCTGTACATCACTGACCGTCGTCCGGACGGCTATCATAATCTGCAGACGCTGTTTCAGTTCCTCGATTATGGCGATACCCTGACGATTGAAACTGATCAGAGTGGCGAGCTGCAACTGTTAAGCCCGCTGGTCGGCGTGCCCGACGATGAAAATCTGATTATTCGCGCAGCAAAATTGCTGCGCCAACAGGCACAAATATCCGGCACACTGCCTGCTAACTCCGGTGCAAAGCTCGCGGTGACAAAACGGTTGCCGATGGGCGGCGGTTTGGGCGGCGGCTCTTCCAACGCCGCTACGGTGCTGGTGGCGCTGAATCATCTGTGGCAGACCGGCTTCAGTTTCGCCCAGCTGGCCGACTTTGGCTTGCAGCTGGGCGCCGACGTCCCGGTATTTGTCCACGGCTTTGCCGCATTTGCCGAGGGCGTTGGCGAGCGGCTGACTCCGGTTTCTCCCGCTGAAAAATGGTACCTGGTGATGCACCCGGGCATCAGTATCGCCACTCCGTTAGTCTTTAACGATCCAGCACTGACCAGAAACACGCCACATCGGGAAATCAGCGCCTTATTATCGAGCGAATTCCGCAATGATTGTGAAGCAGTCGTAAGAAATCGTTTTCGCGAGGTTGAACAGCTCGTTTCCTGGCTGCTAGAATACGCGCCGTCACGCCTGACCGGGACGGGTGCTTGTGTGTTTGCAGAATTTGACACCGAGTGCGCGGCTCGTCAGGTGTTTGAGCTGGCTCCGCAAGGGTTGCAGGGGTTTGTAGCGCGGGGCGTTAACGTCTCACCGCTGCACCGCACCCTTACGCAGCAAATGAGTTAA
- the prfA gene encoding peptide chain release factor 1 → MKPSIVAKLEALQERHEEVEAMLGDAGVIADQERFRALSREYAQLTDVSQCFRQWQQCQEDIAAAEMMLGDAEMREMAQDELQAARATCEDLEQQLQVLLLPKDPDDERNCYLEVRAGTGGDEAAIFAGDLFRMYSRYAESRRWKVEVMSANEGEHGGYKEVIAKVIGEGAYGRLKFESGGHRVQRVPETESQGRIHTSACTVAVMPELPEAELPDINPSDLKIDTFRSSGAGGQHVNTTDSAIRITHLPTGIVVECQDERSQHKNKAKALGVLGSRIRAAEMARRQQEESSTRRNLLGSGDRSDRNRTYNFPQGRVTDHRINLTIYRLDEAMEGKLDALIEPIVQEYQADQLAALAGQD, encoded by the coding sequence ATGAAGCCTTCTATTGTTGCCAAACTGGAAGCCTTGCAGGAGCGCCACGAAGAGGTCGAGGCAATGCTGGGCGATGCGGGCGTCATTGCCGATCAGGAACGTTTTCGCGCGTTATCGCGTGAATATGCCCAATTGACCGACGTCAGCCAGTGTTTCCGTCAGTGGCAGCAGTGCCAGGAAGACATTGCCGCCGCAGAAATGATGCTTGGTGATGCTGAAATGCGCGAAATGGCGCAGGACGAGTTACAGGCAGCGCGCGCCACCTGTGAAGACCTGGAGCAACAGCTACAGGTGCTGCTGCTGCCAAAAGATCCCGATGATGAACGTAACTGCTATCTTGAAGTGCGCGCCGGAACCGGCGGTGACGAAGCGGCGATTTTCGCCGGCGACCTGTTCCGCATGTACAGTCGTTATGCCGAATCCAGGCGCTGGAAGGTCGAAGTGATGAGCGCCAACGAAGGCGAGCACGGGGGGTACAAAGAGGTGATCGCCAAAGTGATCGGCGAGGGGGCTTACGGACGGCTGAAGTTCGAATCCGGCGGGCATCGCGTTCAGCGCGTACCGGAAACGGAATCGCAGGGTCGCATCCACACTTCGGCCTGCACCGTGGCGGTCATGCCTGAGCTGCCGGAAGCGGAGCTGCCGGATATCAATCCGTCCGATCTGAAAATAGATACCTTCCGATCCTCCGGGGCGGGAGGGCAGCACGTAAACACCACCGACTCGGCTATCCGTATTACCCACCTGCCAACCGGGATCGTGGTCGAGTGCCAGGACGAACGTTCTCAACACAAAAACAAAGCCAAAGCGCTTGGCGTGCTCGGTTCACGTATTCGTGCTGCTGAAATGGCGCGCCGCCAGCAGGAAGAGTCGTCGACACGGCGTAATCTGCTTGGCAGCGGCGATCGTTCCGACCGCAACCGTACTTATAACTTCCCCCAGGGCCGTGTGACCGACCATCGGATCAACCTCACCATTTATCGTCTGGATGAGGCCATGGAAGGTAAGCTCGATGCGCTCATTGAGCCAATCGTGCAGGAATATCAGGCCGACCAGCTGGCGGCGCTTGCCGGGCAGGACTAA
- the hemA gene encoding glutamyl-tRNA reductase yields the protein MTLLALGINHKTAPVALRERVTFTPDTLEQALNSLLAQPQVQGGVVLSTCNRTELYLSVEQHENLQDQLIAWLCDYHHLRPDEVLQSLYWHHDNEAVSHLMRVASGLDSLVLGEPQILGQVKKAFADSQRGHSLDSELERMFQKSFSVAKRVRSETEIGASAVSVAFAACTLARQIFESLATVSVLLVGAGETIELAARHLHQHKVQKLMIANRTPARAQLLADEVDAEVISLAEIDERLAEADIIISSTASPLPIIGKGMVERALKKRRNQPMLLVDIAVPRDVEPEVGKLPNAYLYSVDDLQAIIASNMAQRQAAAVQAETIVVQESSEFMCWLRSQSAVETIRDYRSQADRVRADLEARAIQSLQQGADAEQVLRELAHKLTNRLIHVPTKSLQQAARDGDGERLQILRDSLGLD from the coding sequence ATGACGTTACTGGCTCTCGGAATTAATCACAAAACGGCACCCGTGGCCCTGCGTGAGCGTGTGACGTTCACGCCAGATACCCTTGAACAGGCGCTCAACAGCCTGCTGGCTCAGCCGCAGGTGCAGGGCGGCGTGGTGCTGTCTACCTGTAACCGTACCGAGTTGTACCTTAGCGTTGAGCAGCATGAAAATCTGCAAGACCAGCTGATAGCCTGGCTATGTGATTATCATCATTTGCGTCCTGACGAGGTGCTGCAAAGCCTCTACTGGCATCATGACAATGAGGCGGTCAGCCACCTGATGCGCGTTGCCAGCGGGCTTGATTCGCTGGTGCTGGGTGAACCACAAATTCTTGGCCAGGTAAAAAAAGCCTTTGCCGATTCTCAGCGTGGGCATTCGCTGGACAGCGAGCTGGAGCGCATGTTTCAGAAGTCGTTTTCCGTGGCTAAGCGGGTGCGTAGCGAAACGGAGATTGGTGCCAGTGCGGTCTCGGTGGCTTTTGCCGCCTGTACCCTGGCACGTCAGATCTTCGAATCGCTGGCGACGGTCAGTGTATTACTGGTTGGTGCCGGGGAAACCATCGAACTTGCAGCCCGCCATCTGCACCAACATAAGGTGCAGAAATTGATGATCGCCAACCGCACGCCAGCGCGCGCACAGCTGCTGGCCGACGAAGTTGACGCTGAAGTCATTAGCCTGGCAGAGATCGACGAGCGCCTCGCTGAAGCCGATATTATTATCAGCTCCACCGCCAGTCCGCTGCCAATAATTGGTAAAGGAATGGTCGAGCGGGCGCTGAAAAAACGGCGTAATCAGCCCATGCTGTTGGTTGATATTGCCGTGCCGCGTGATGTGGAACCGGAAGTCGGGAAATTGCCAAACGCCTATCTTTACAGCGTTGACGATCTGCAGGCGATTATTGCAAGCAATATGGCACAGCGCCAGGCCGCAGCGGTTCAGGCCGAAACCATCGTGGTGCAGGAAAGTAGCGAGTTTATGTGCTGGCTGCGCTCGCAGAGCGCGGTTGAAACCATTCGCGATTACCGTTCACAGGCGGACAGGGTGCGCGCCGACCTGGAAGCGCGCGCCATTCAGTCACTGCAGCAGGGGGCGGATGCCGAACAGGTGCTGCGTGAACTGGCTCATAAGCTGACTAACCGTTTGATCCACGTCCCTACCAAATCTCTTCAGCAGGCCGCTCGCGATGGCGATGGCGAACGTCTGCAAATTTTACGCGACAGCCTTGGGCTGGATTAG
- the lolB gene encoding lipoprotein insertase outer membrane protein LolB, translating to MLSSNRRLLRLLPLASLLLTACGLHTQPQKPGQSPTAVQWRQHQQAVQNIHQYQTRGAFAWLSDRQKVYARFNWQQTAPDRYRLLLTNPLGSTELQLDQQGQVAQIVDNKGKRYVSNDAAQMISQLTGMTIPLNNLRQWMVGLPGDAADFTLDDQYRLREVNYSEEGLQWHVTYQAYHNEQNPQLPASIELQQGDERIKLKMDSWTLK from the coding sequence ATGTTATCGTCGAATCGCCGCCTGTTGCGGCTTCTTCCCCTCGCCAGCCTGCTGTTGACAGCCTGTGGCCTGCACACACAGCCACAAAAACCGGGACAAAGCCCGACCGCCGTGCAGTGGCGCCAGCATCAGCAGGCGGTACAAAATATTCATCAGTATCAAACCCGCGGGGCTTTTGCCTGGCTTTCCGATCGGCAGAAAGTGTATGCCCGTTTCAACTGGCAGCAAACCGCACCGGATCGCTACCGCCTGTTGCTGACCAATCCGCTGGGCAGCACTGAACTGCAGTTGGACCAGCAGGGTCAGGTAGCTCAGATCGTCGATAACAAAGGTAAACGCTACGTGAGTAACGATGCCGCGCAGATGATTTCCCAATTGACCGGGATGACGATTCCGCTGAATAACCTGCGCCAGTGGATGGTCGGCCTGCCGGGCGATGCCGCTGACTTTACGCTGGATGACCAGTACCGCCTTCGCGAAGTCAACTACAGTGAAGAAGGCCTGCAATGGCACGTCACCTACCAGGCTTATCATAATGAGCAAAACCCGCAGCTGCCTGCCAGTATCGAGCTGCAACAGGGCGACGAGCGCATTAAGCTGAAGATGGATAGCTGGACCTTAAAATGA
- the pth gene encoding aminoacyl-tRNA hydrolase: MSRIKLIVGLANPGAEYAATRHNAGAWYVDLLAERHNRSLKPESKFFGYTARLNIGGEDVRLLVPTTFMNLSGKAVAAMATFYRIPADEILVAHDELDLPPGVAKFKQGGGHGGHNGLKDIISKLGNNVNFHRLRIGIGHPGDRNQVVGFVLGKPQAAEKALIDNAVDEAARCTEVWLKEDRLKAMNRLHSYKGG, translated from the coding sequence GTGAGCCGTATTAAACTGATTGTTGGCCTGGCAAATCCCGGCGCTGAATATGCCGCCACGCGCCATAATGCGGGGGCGTGGTATGTTGATTTGCTGGCCGAACGTCATAATCGGTCTTTAAAACCAGAGAGCAAATTCTTCGGCTATACCGCACGCCTGAATATCGGCGGGGAAGATGTGCGCTTGCTGGTACCCACCACCTTCATGAACCTTAGCGGTAAGGCAGTCGCTGCGATGGCGACGTTTTATCGTATTCCTGCTGACGAAATCCTGGTTGCTCATGATGAACTGGACCTGCCGCCTGGCGTGGCGAAATTCAAACAAGGCGGCGGTCATGGCGGTCACAACGGCCTCAAAGATATCATCAGCAAGCTGGGCAACAACGTGAATTTCCATCGCCTGCGCATTGGCATCGGCCATCCGGGTGACCGTAACCAAGTGGTGGGATTCGTGCTGGGTAAACCTCAGGCTGCGGAAAAAGCGTTAATAGATAATGCGGTAGATGAAGCAGCACGTTGTACCGAAGTGTGGCTGAAAGAGGATCGCCTGAAAGCTATGAACCGCCTGCACAGTTATAAAGGGGGCTGA
- a CDS encoding SirB2 family protein, which yields MAAWYIPQKNLYLLTFAITLLMLVLRFDGLQTHVTLLPGQGGRIISQLNDTLPITGGLLVTVTQFCPCSTQPGGLTVKLFGVIICLVLSFIALERRPRAQKVRWLAFVVALVALLAVIRLATIKMTLPGWV from the coding sequence ATGGCCGCCTGGTACATTCCGCAGAAAAATCTTTATCTGCTAACCTTCGCCATCACCCTGTTGATGTTGGTACTGCGTTTCGACGGGTTACAAACGCATGTAACCCTGTTGCCAGGGCAGGGGGGGCGCATTATATCGCAGCTGAATGATACGCTGCCGATCACAGGCGGGTTGCTGGTGACAGTGACTCAATTCTGCCCGTGCAGTACGCAGCCCGGCGGGCTGACCGTAAAACTGTTTGGCGTTATCATCTGCCTGGTTCTGAGCTTTATCGCCCTGGAACGCCGTCCACGCGCGCAGAAAGTGCGTTGGCTGGCGTTTGTTGTGGCACTGGTCGCCTTGTTGGCGGTTATCAGGTTAGCCACCATTAAAATGACACTGCCGGGGTGGGTATAA
- the kdsA gene encoding 3-deoxy-8-phosphooctulonate synthase, with amino-acid sequence MKQKVVNIGDIKVANDLPFVLFGGMNVLESRDLAMRICEHYVTVTQKLGIPYVFKASFDKANRSSIHSYRGPGLEEGMKIFQEIKQAFGVKIITDVHEASQAQTVADVVDVIQLPAFLARQTDLVEAMAKTGAVINVKKPQFVSPGQMGNIVDKFAEGGNEKVILCDRGANFGYDNLVVDMLGFNVMKQVSANSPVIFDVTHALQCRDPMGAASGGRRGQVTELARAGMAVGIAGLFIEAHPDPANAKCDGPSALPLDKLEPFLLQMKAIDDLIKSFPQLDTSH; translated from the coding sequence ATGAAACAAAAAGTGGTTAACATTGGCGATATCAAAGTAGCAAACGATCTGCCTTTCGTGCTGTTTGGCGGCATGAACGTGCTGGAATCACGCGATCTGGCGATGCGTATCTGTGAACATTACGTCACCGTTACCCAGAAACTGGGCATCCCTTATGTGTTCAAAGCCTCGTTTGATAAAGCCAACCGTTCTTCTATTCACTCCTACCGCGGGCCGGGGCTGGAAGAGGGGATGAAAATCTTCCAGGAAATCAAACAGGCCTTTGGGGTGAAAATTATCACTGACGTCCACGAAGCAAGTCAGGCGCAGACGGTGGCCGACGTGGTGGACGTTATCCAGCTGCCCGCGTTCCTTGCGCGCCAGACTGATTTAGTTGAAGCGATGGCGAAGACCGGTGCGGTGATCAACGTCAAAAAGCCGCAGTTTGTCAGCCCGGGACAAATGGGGAATATCGTCGACAAATTCGCTGAAGGGGGTAACGAAAAGGTTATTCTGTGCGATCGCGGCGCTAATTTTGGCTACGACAACCTGGTGGTCGACATGCTGGGCTTCAACGTGATGAAGCAGGTATCGGCTAACAGTCCGGTTATTTTTGACGTCACCCATGCGTTGCAGTGCCGCGATCCGATGGGTGCCGCATCCGGCGGCCGTCGCGGTCAGGTGACCGAACTGGCTCGCGCCGGGATGGCGGTGGGCATTGCGGGGCTGTTTATCGAGGCGCATCCGGATCCGGCAAATGCCAAGTGCGACGGCCCGTCGGCTCTGCCGCTGGACAAGCTTGAGCCGTTCCTGTTGCAGATGAAAGCCATCGACGATTTGATAAAAAGTTTCCCGCAGCTTGATACCAGTCACTGA
- a CDS encoding EAL domain-containing protein, with protein MKNDFFCIPVHTLRGELVAVDFSYRPLGASCPGVSLAGLPLISAQDRLLNQLLLIEQQADFFRQHHLLCSLAIDFQQARAVVESTFIQQILSHLPFIRLKLSEDFPNLHDGMNNPLLRTLVEQLNILWLDDLGSGSANLHALQSNMFEAVKLERQFYRENVCKPWFSVLINHIRRYTNRVIIEGVADDGQLQTLYNSSIWAVQGYFMPMMALDDLRHAIATQSDGS; from the coding sequence GCTGTTGATTTTAGTTACCGACCGCTGGGCGCATCGTGCCCTGGCGTATCGTTAGCGGGGTTACCGCTCATTTCAGCGCAGGATCGGTTGCTTAATCAGCTGCTTCTGATTGAGCAACAGGCGGATTTTTTCCGCCAGCACCACTTGTTATGCAGCCTGGCGATCGATTTTCAACAGGCGCGGGCGGTAGTAGAATCGACATTTATCCAGCAAATTCTCAGCCATCTGCCGTTTATACGGCTCAAGCTGTCGGAAGATTTTCCTAATCTGCACGATGGTATGAATAATCCACTATTGCGCACTCTGGTGGAACAGCTAAACATTCTTTGGCTGGATGATTTGGGCTCAGGCTCTGCCAACCTGCATGCCCTGCAGTCAAATATGTTTGAGGCGGTAAAGCTTGAACGCCAGTTTTACAGGGAAAACGTTTGTAAACCCTGGTTCAGCGTGTTGATCAATCATATTCGTCGTTACACTAATCGGGTAATCATAGAGGGCGTGGCTGATGACGGGCAGTTACAGACGCTATATAACAGCAGTATCTGGGCTGTGCAGGGCTATTTTATGCCGATGATGGCGCTGGATGATCTGCGACATGCTATCGCTACGCAGAGCGACGGGAGTTAA
- the sirB1 gene encoding invasion regulator SirB1: protein MSLVEFDFSTTSLSEAMITASQSIRSDFPAEYARNQLSALVDEARAEISPELAADLQFEQLIELFWGRWGFGGASGVYRLSDTLWLDKVLRTRKGTAVSLGIIFLHIAGKLNLPLLPVIFPTQLILRAEWVDQNLWLINPFDGETLDEHQLEVWLKGNIGPGAELYEDDLQEAEPMMVLRKMLDALKSALMDEKQMELALHASEVLVQMDPEDPYEIRDRGLIFAQLECAHVALSDLTYFVEQCPEDPISEMIKIQIHSIEQKQIVLH, encoded by the coding sequence ATGTCACTGGTCGAGTTCGATTTTAGTACCACATCACTGAGTGAAGCGATGATTACTGCATCGCAGTCTATTCGCAGCGACTTCCCGGCGGAATATGCCAGAAACCAGCTTTCGGCGCTGGTGGATGAAGCGCGTGCTGAAATCTCCCCTGAACTGGCTGCGGATTTGCAGTTTGAGCAACTGATTGAACTTTTTTGGGGCCGCTGGGGGTTTGGTGGAGCCAGTGGGGTTTACCGCCTTTCGGATACGTTGTGGCTGGATAAGGTACTGCGTACTCGTAAGGGGACCGCGGTGTCACTCGGCATCATTTTTCTGCATATTGCCGGCAAGCTCAACCTTCCTCTGCTGCCGGTGATCTTCCCGACGCAGCTGATTTTGCGAGCAGAATGGGTTGATCAAAATCTGTGGCTGATAAACCCTTTTGACGGCGAAACGCTGGATGAACACCAGCTGGAAGTGTGGCTGAAAGGGAATATCGGGCCGGGGGCAGAGTTGTATGAAGACGATCTCCAGGAAGCTGAACCCATGATGGTATTACGTAAAATGCTTGATGCCCTTAAGTCCGCGCTAATGGACGAAAAGCAGATGGAGTTGGCACTGCATGCCAGCGAAGTGCTGGTGCAAATGGACCCGGAAGATCCCTATGAAATTCGCGATCGCGGACTCATCTTTGCCCAGCTTGAATGCGCACACGTCGCGCTCAGCGATCTGACCTACTTTGTGGAACAGTGCCCGGAAGATCCGATCAGCGAGATGATTAAAATTCAGATTCATTCCATAGAACAGAAACAGATTGTCCTTCACTAA
- the prmC gene encoding peptide chain release factor N(5)-glutamine methyltransferase produces the protein MQIRDWLRAATAQLSESESPKRDAEILLQLVTGKSRAWLIGFDDSVLDAAALEQLHALLTRRAAGEPIAYLTGEREFWSLSLNVTPDTLIPRPDSEVLVEQALAHLPDAACSILDLGTGSGAIALALASERPDCQISGIDRIPAAVALAQHNAARLGLANATFMPGNWFSALKPQQFAVIVSNPPYIDAADKHLSQGDVRFEPASALVAGDGGLADIKIIAAQAGQYLANGGWLLLEHGWQQGAQIRQILSDNHYCRIETCQDYGGNDRVTFGQKTVNKEL, from the coding sequence ATGCAGATACGTGACTGGCTGCGTGCTGCAACAGCGCAACTTAGCGAAAGTGAAAGTCCGAAACGTGACGCGGAGATCCTGCTGCAGTTAGTGACCGGTAAATCCCGCGCCTGGCTGATCGGATTTGATGACAGCGTGCTGGATGCAGCCGCGCTGGAACAACTCCATGCGCTTCTCACGCGGCGCGCGGCCGGCGAGCCGATAGCTTACCTGACCGGGGAACGCGAGTTCTGGTCGCTTTCGTTGAACGTAACGCCGGATACGCTCATCCCACGCCCGGACAGCGAAGTGCTGGTGGAGCAGGCGCTGGCGCATCTTCCTGACGCGGCCTGTTCGATACTGGATCTCGGCACCGGCAGCGGAGCGATAGCGCTGGCGCTGGCCAGTGAACGCCCGGACTGCCAGATCAGTGGAATTGATCGCATTCCGGCCGCCGTTGCGCTGGCACAGCACAATGCCGCCAGGCTGGGCCTGGCTAACGCCACCTTTATGCCGGGCAACTGGTTCTCGGCGCTTAAGCCACAGCAGTTTGCCGTCATTGTCAGCAATCCACCCTATATTGATGCCGCAGATAAGCACCTGTCACAGGGTGACGTGCGCTTCGAACCCGCCAGCGCGCTGGTTGCTGGCGATGGCGGGCTGGCCGATATCAAAATTATCGCCGCTCAGGCCGGGCAATATTTAGCCAATGGCGGGTGGCTGCTGTTAGAGCACGGCTGGCAGCAGGGTGCACAGATACGACAAATTTTAAGTGACAACCACTATTGCCGGATTGAAACTTGCCAGGATTACGGCGGTAACGATCGCGTCACCTTCGGGCAAAAAACCGTTAATAAGGAACTTTAA
- the ychH gene encoding stress-induced protein YchH has protein sequence MKRQHTHLLGNSLMILGLAVMIAGIVFSVVNQFPQLGLPQFMVNGAIFSIFIGALLWLAGARISGREKITDRYYWVRHCGDSRCRRAGDRYHHHQ, from the coding sequence ATGAAGCGACAACATACCCATCTGCTGGGTAATAGTCTGATGATATTGGGACTGGCGGTAATGATCGCCGGCATCGTTTTTTCGGTGGTCAATCAGTTTCCACAGCTTGGCTTGCCGCAGTTTATGGTTAATGGGGCTATTTTCAGCATCTTTATCGGCGCTTTACTGTGGCTGGCCGGAGCCAGAATAAGCGGCCGTGAGAAAATCACTGACCGGTATTACTGGGTGCGTCACTGTGGTGACTCGCGCTGCCGTCGCGCTGGTGATCGGTATCATCATCACCAATAG
- a CDS encoding META domain-containing protein: MKKSSLLLLAAVAVSGCGGSAAQSDSALLANRMFVLSAVDGKAVALRDGIKPGISFDAGLKVSGVMCNRFFGQGKLESGQLKVPQLASTRMMCSDPLLNQWEQTLSTVLINGAAVKVTAQSLTLTGSGHSLEYKVQAQQ; the protein is encoded by the coding sequence ATGAAGAAAAGTAGCTTGTTACTGCTGGCCGCCGTCGCCGTGAGCGGCTGTGGCGGCAGTGCCGCACAGTCTGACAGCGCACTGTTGGCAAACCGGATGTTTGTGCTAAGCGCTGTGGATGGAAAAGCGGTGGCCTTGCGTGATGGCATCAAGCCGGGTATCAGTTTTGACGCCGGGTTAAAGGTAAGCGGTGTGATGTGTAACCGCTTCTTCGGTCAGGGCAAGCTGGAGAGCGGCCAGTTGAAGGTGCCGCAGCTGGCATCAACCCGGATGATGTGCAGCGACCCGCTGCTAAATCAGTGGGAACAGACGTTAAGTACGGTACTGATCAACGGCGCTGCCGTTAAGGTAACCGCGCAAAGCCTGACGCTGACGGGAAGCGGTCATTCGCTGGAGTATAAGGTGCAGGCCCAACAATAA